One Megalopta genalis isolate 19385.01 chromosome 5, iyMegGena1_principal, whole genome shotgun sequence DNA window includes the following coding sequences:
- the Ing5 gene encoding inhibitor of growth protein 5: MTTALYLEHYLDSLEHLPIELQRNFTLMRDLDTRAQGLMKDIDKLADDYLKNIKKESPEKRKEQFTHIQNLFNKAKEYGDDKVQLAIQTYELVDKHIRRLDSDLARFEAEIQDKALISSRAQEENNASKKGRKKLKEKEKRKKGAAGASSEDELKTARKKQKKGGSVASASSAGAVGSGAQVDSGALGHPADVLDMPVDPNEPTYCLCHQVSYGEMIGCDNPDCPIEWFHFACVGLTTKPKGKWYCPKCTQDRKKK, encoded by the exons ATGACGACGGCACTGTATTTGGAGCATTATTTAGACA GTTTGGAGCATTTACCCATTGAATTACAAAGGAACTTTACATTGATGCGAGATCTAGACACCAGGGCACAGGGTTTAATGAAAGATATAGACAAATTAGCAGATGATTATTTaaaaaacattaagaaagaatcTCCTGAGAAAAGAAAGGAACAATTTACACATATACAAAATTTATTCAATAAGGCAAAAGAGTATGGAGATGACAAAGTTCAATTAGCAATACAAACATATGAATTAGTAGATAAACACATTAGAAGACTAGATTCAGATTTGGCAAGGTTCGAAGCTGAGATACAGGACAAAGCTTTAATCAGTAGTAGAGCACAAGAAGAGAACAATGCTAGTAAAAAGGGTAGAAAAAAGTTGAAAGAgaaggagaaacgaaagaaaggTGCTGCAGGTGCCAGTAGCGAAGACGAGTTAAAAACAGCTAGGAAGAAACAGAAGAAAG GTGGATCTGTAGCTTCTGCATCATCTGCTGGTGCTGTAGGGAGTGGAGCACAAGTGGATTCTGGCGCACTTGGGCACCCAGCAGATGTCTTGGATATGCCAGTTGATCCGAATGAACCAACATATTGTTTGTGTCATCAGGTCTCTTATGGAGAAATGATTGGTTGTGATAATCCTGAT TGTCCCATAGAATGGTTCCACTTTGCTTGTGTTGGCTTAACTACGAAACCTAAAGGAAAATGGTACTGCCCTAAATGCACGCAAGATAGAAAAAAGAAATAG
- the beta3GalTII gene encoding beta-1,3-galactosyltransferase 6 isoform X2, whose protein sequence is MDLMTLLPSRSSSKNFSTMIRKRFYLKLNIPTLLMILLFIFLCIRFLPSTKCSSDTQEMKNKSKYRLVILILSSPDNLEWRATIRKTWLAQKYATVRHLFVIDSYGTLTKKVLYALKEIYEQYDFNYLMKCDDDSFVLVHKVLKELDKWDNKGTKKELYWGFFNGKASVKRSGPWKETDWILCDYYLPYALGGGYVLSYNLVKFIALNMDILKLHKAEDVSIGLWLAPLANIERKHDVRFDTEYRSRGCSNQYIVTHKQTITNMKNMHEYHQASGELCVKETRNRMSYQYNWTVPPSQCCNLQSGIP, encoded by the exons ATGGATTTAATGACGCTTCTACCATCAAGATCATCATCGAAGAATTTTTCCACAATGATTAGAAAAAGGTTTTACTTGAAACTGAACATTCCAACGTTGTTGATGATATTGCTGTTTATCTTCCTGTGCATTCGTTTCTTGCCTTCTACAAAATGTTCATCCGATACACAGGAGATGAAAAATAAGTCAAAATACAGACTTGTAATACTTATACTCTCCAGCCCTGATAATTTGGAATGGAGGGCTACTATTAGGAAAACATGGTTGGCACAAAAATATGCTACTGTAAGGCATCTATTTGTGATAG ACTCTTATGGAACGTTAACGAAAAAGGTCTTATATGctctaaaagaaatttatgaGCAATATGACTTCAATTATTTAATGAAATGTGACGATGATTCGTTTGTACTGGTACACAAAGTTCTGAAAGAATTGGATAAATGGGATAATAAAGGAACTAAAAAGGAACTGTATTGGGGCTTCTTCAATGGAAAAGCTTCTGTTAAGAGAAGTGGACCTTGGAAGGAAACTGATTGGATATTGTGCGATTATTATCTTCCTTATGCACTTGGAGGTGGATATGTTTTATCCTATAATTTAGTCAAGTTTATTGCATTGAACATGGACATTCTCAA gTTACATAAAGCAGAAGATGTGTCCATTGGTCTCTGGCTAGCTCCACTGGCAAATATTGAAAGAAAGCACGATGTGCGTTTTGATACAGAGTATAGATCACGTGGTTGTTCTAACCAGTATATAGTTACACATAAACAAACAATtacaaatatgaaaaatatgcaTGAATATCACCAAGCATCTGGAGAATTGTGTGTGAAAGAAACCAGAAATCGAATGAGCTACCAGTACAACTGGACTGTTCCACCTAGTCAGTGTTGCAATCTACAATCAGGCATTCCATAA
- the beta3GalTII gene encoding beta-1,3-galactosyltransferase 6 isoform X1: MDLMTLLPSRSSSKNFSTMIRKRFYLKLNIPTLLMILLFIFLCIRFLPSTKCSSDTQEMKNKSKYRLVILILSSPDNLEWRATIRKTWLAQKYATVRHLFVIGTVNILPEQRETLLSEKHRFNDLLLLPKLIDSYGTLTKKVLYALKEIYEQYDFNYLMKCDDDSFVLVHKVLKELDKWDNKGTKKELYWGFFNGKASVKRSGPWKETDWILCDYYLPYALGGGYVLSYNLVKFIALNMDILKLHKAEDVSIGLWLAPLANIERKHDVRFDTEYRSRGCSNQYIVTHKQTITNMKNMHEYHQASGELCVKETRNRMSYQYNWTVPPSQCCNLQSGIP, encoded by the exons ATGGATTTAATGACGCTTCTACCATCAAGATCATCATCGAAGAATTTTTCCACAATGATTAGAAAAAGGTTTTACTTGAAACTGAACATTCCAACGTTGTTGATGATATTGCTGTTTATCTTCCTGTGCATTCGTTTCTTGCCTTCTACAAAATGTTCATCCGATACACAGGAGATGAAAAATAAGTCAAAATACAGACTTGTAATACTTATACTCTCCAGCCCTGATAATTTGGAATGGAGGGCTACTATTAGGAAAACATGGTTGGCACAAAAATATGCTACTGTAAGGCATCTATTTGTGATAGGTACTGTCAACATATTACCAGAGCAAAGGGAAACTTTGCTGTCAGAGAAACATAGGTTTAATGATTTGCTTTTACTACCAAAATTGATAGACTCTTATGGAACGTTAACGAAAAAGGTCTTATATGctctaaaagaaatttatgaGCAATATGACTTCAATTATTTAATGAAATGTGACGATGATTCGTTTGTACTGGTACACAAAGTTCTGAAAGAATTGGATAAATGGGATAATAAAGGAACTAAAAAGGAACTGTATTGGGGCTTCTTCAATGGAAAAGCTTCTGTTAAGAGAAGTGGACCTTGGAAGGAAACTGATTGGATATTGTGCGATTATTATCTTCCTTATGCACTTGGAGGTGGATATGTTTTATCCTATAATTTAGTCAAGTTTATTGCATTGAACATGGACATTCTCAA gTTACATAAAGCAGAAGATGTGTCCATTGGTCTCTGGCTAGCTCCACTGGCAAATATTGAAAGAAAGCACGATGTGCGTTTTGATACAGAGTATAGATCACGTGGTTGTTCTAACCAGTATATAGTTACACATAAACAAACAATtacaaatatgaaaaatatgcaTGAATATCACCAAGCATCTGGAGAATTGTGTGTGAAAGAAACCAGAAATCGAATGAGCTACCAGTACAACTGGACTGTTCCACCTAGTCAGTGTTGCAATCTACAATCAGGCATTCCATAA
- the Trmt6 gene encoding tRNA methyltransferase 6 non-catalytic subunit, which translates to MRLTNMSESEEDVIIVGKYVIVKKLNFKKIYKVTANGQLMLGRDLINMGEIIGKRFWTTFEMIPSKIGKRTFSLKEGPETESWDDLLSTLPSGHDNRLINDDGTSQKLSKDEITQLQEAGKSGKEIVGSLIENNKSFSDKTEYSQEKYLKKKEQKYLRYLTICKPSISALHDVYFKLDHIKIGSLRMDTLAQILSHSDVQSDGLFILYDSGCHGLPAAALLDRIGANTKGHLINLHPGNIPKALLIHAMNFPKEQLDRLMNVNIYSFLRLYYQGEEAVLSNILASKKAWNNSINKTKETELKLSEKDNVVNCTPIENHTSNDIQQDGEIDDKESSTSNTNETSESSEVLKEQNSDSCSIGTKRKLDKFNTCKSIDIVPTKKPRWFTETQQAVDLVKNSKARGLAIVAREHPLNIVTALLPFLGASRPFVIYHIYREPLQETYMMLKQQQNVINLRLVSNFLRSYQVLPDRTHPDILTSDSGGFLLTGYFVE; encoded by the coding sequence ATGAGATTAACAAACATGAGCGAATCGGAGGAAGATGTAATTATCGTAGGAAAGTATGTAATAgtaaagaaattaaattttaagaaGATTTACAAAGTGACAGCCAATGGACAGTTAATGTTGGGAAGAGACCTGATAAATATGGGTGAAATTATTGGCAAAAGATTTTGGACCACTTTTGAGATGATTCCATCAAAAATTGGTAAAAGAACGTTTTCCTTAAAAGAAGGCCCAGAAACTGAATCATGGGACGATTTATTGAGTACCTTACCCAGTGGTCATGATAATCGTTTAATCAACGATGATGGCACTTCTCAGAAATTATCTAAGGATGAGATCACTCAGCTTCAAGAAGCTGGTAAAAGTGGTAAGGAAATAGTAGGTAgtttaattgaaaataacaaatcTTTCTCAGATAAGACAGAATATTCACAGGAGAAATatctaaaaaagaaagaacaaaaGTATCTTAGATATTTGACTATATGCAAACCTAGCATAAGTGCTTTGCATGATGTGTACTTCAAACTAGATCATATTAAGATTGGGAGCTTACGGATGGACACATTGGCACAAATATTGTCACATAGCGACGTGCAGTCAGAtggattatttatattatatgacAGTGGCTGTCATGGCTTACCAGCAGCTGCATTGTTAGATAGAATTGGTGCTAATACAAAAGGACATTTAATTAACTTGCACCCTGGAAATATACCCAAAGCTTTATTAATACATGCCATGAACTTTCCTAAAGAACAATTAGACAGATTAATGAATGTCAATATTTATAGCTTTTTAAGACTATATTACCAAGGTGAAGAAGCTGTTTTAAGTAACATTCTGGCATCGAAAAAGGCATGGAATAACTCAATCAATAAGACTAAAGAAACTGAACTTAAACTTTCTGAAAAAGATAATGTAGTTAATTGTACACCAATAGAAAATCATACAAGCAATGATATCCAACAGGATGGAGAAATTGATGACAAAGAAAGTAGTACTAGTAACACAAATGAAACTAGTGAAAGCTCTGAAGTCCTTAAAGAACAAAATTCAGATAGCTGTTCTATAGGAACAAAACGAAAATTAGATAAATTCAATACATGTAAATCTATTGATATTGTTCCTACAAAGAAACCAAGATGGTTCACGGAAACCCAACAAGCTGTAGATCTCGTGAAGAATTCGAAAGCACGAGGATTAGCTATTGTAGCTAGAGAGCATCCTTTAAATATTGTAACTGCTCTTTTGCCTTTTCTGGGAGCATCCAGACCTTTTGTcatttatcacatatatcgggaACCTCTGCAAGAGACGTACATGAtgttaaaacaacaacaaaatgttATTAATCTAAGACTAGTCTCAAATTTTCTACGTTCCTATCAAGTATTGCCAGACAGAACACACCCTGACATCCTAACTAGTGATTCAGGTGGTTTTTTATTAACAGGATATTTCGTTGAATAG
- the eIF2Bgamma gene encoding eukaryotic translation initiation factor 2B subunit gamma, translated as MYLYKEFQAVVLAGGGGSRMTELTHEQYKCLLPIGNIPMLWYPLQLLEHAGFKEAIVVVSENMGNNVSFALNKLNLKIKVDIVAVENAEDLGTADSIRHIHDKIHTDFLVISCDLISNVDICEILNLYRKHNASIAALMLPIPKLPDDFVTPGPKNKQKPETDLIGIDNETGRLVFLASASDFEETINISQMLLKKHISFTIHSKLLDAHLYVMSKWVLDFLVHNKSFSTLKGELLPYIVRKQLTKPPKKHIDDKNTLIVPVNSKKDIYDFADEEPLDELIRKMSAYNDHSTDLKNVYHGDVLRCYAHIVNGKFGIRANTIQMYHFANTKISEWWNNNDMEKSNIPSISATATIKSTQMQDCHVDDNAIIHEKTSLKQCYIGPNVVIESKTRISQSVVMENVTIKQRCVIHNCILCNGCIIEEGTELKDCVVGSQHIVASGSQHSREVLTDADKLIEF; from the exons atgtatctttacaaagAGTTTCAAGCAGTCGTGCTTGCTGGTGGAGGAGGATCTCGTATGACTGAACTTACTCATGAACAGTACAAATGTTTATTGCCAATAGGAAATATACCAATGCTCTGGTATCCTCTCCAATTATTAGAACATGCTGGTTTTAAAGAGGCCATTGTTGTTGTATCTGAGAACATGGGAAACAATGTATCGTTTGCTTTGAACAAATTAAACCTCAAGATTAAAGTAGACATTGTTGCGGTTGAAAATGCAGAAGATCTTGGAACTGCAGATTCCATTAGGCACATACATGACAAAATTCACACTGATTTCTTAGTGATTTCCTGTGATTTAATCAGTAATGTTGACATATGCGAGATTTTAAATCTGTATAGAAAACATAATGCCAGCATTGCTGCACTCATGCTTCCTATACCCAAACTACCAGACGACTTTGTAACTCCAGGtccaaaaaataaacaaaaaccaGAGACTGATTTGATAGGTATTGATAATGAAACAGGACGTTTAGTGTTTTTGGCTTCAGCTTCTGACTTTGAGGAAACCATTAACATTTCTCAAATGCTTCTTAAAAAACATATAAGTTTCACTATTCACTCAAAATTGCTGGACGCTCATCTATATGTGATGAGTAAATGGGTTTTAGATTTTTTGGTGCACAATAA GAGTTTCAGTACTTTAAAGGGTGAACTTCTTCCATATATTGTTAGAAAACAATTGACTAAGCCTCCTAAAAAACATATAGATGATAAAAATACATTAATAGTACCGGTTAATTCAAAGAAAGATATCTATGATTTTGCTGATGAGGAACCTCTAGACGAATTAATCAGGAAAATGTCAGCATATAACGATCACAGTActgatttaaaaaatgtgtatcATGGGGATGTGCTAAGATGTTATGCTCATATTGTTAACGGGAAATTCGGGATTAGAGCAAACACTATTCAGATGTACCATTTTGCCAATACCAAG ATATCAGAATGGTGGAATAATAATGATATGGAAAAATCTAATATTCCAAGTATCTCGGCTACGGCTACTATAAAAAGTACACAAATGCAAGATTGTCACGTCGATGACAATGCTATTATACATGAAAAAACTTCCCTTAAACAATGTTACATTGGACCAAATGTAGTTATTGAATCAAAGACTAGAATATCACAGAGTGTTGTAATGGAAAATGTTACTATTAAACAAAG GTGCGTGATACATAATTGCATACTATGCAATGGTTGCATTATCGAAGAAGGTACAGAATTAAAGGATTGCGTGGTTGGTTCTCAACACATTGTAGCAAGTGGAAGTCAACATTCTCGTGAAGTTCTTACTGACGCTGATAAACTtatagaattttaa
- the RpL37-1 gene encoding ribosomal protein L37-1, translating into MTKGTSSFGKRRNKTHTLCRRCGRSSYHIQKSQCAQCGYPQKKMRSYNWSVKAKRRKTTGTGRMRYLKIVRRKFKNGFREGLPKPKAVATK; encoded by the exons ATG ACGAAGGGTACATCAAGTTTTGGTAAGCGGCGAAATAAGACACACACGTTGTGCAGACGTTGTGGTCGGAGCTCGTACCACATCCAAAAGTCACAATGTGCACAGTGTGGATATCCTCAGAAAAAAATGCGATCGT ataACTGGTCAGTGAAAGCTAAAAGGAGGAAGACCACTGGTACTGGTCGTATGCGGTACTTGAAGATTGTTCGCCGTAAATTCAA GAATGGATTTAGGGAAGGTTTACCAAAACCAAAAGctgttgcaactaaataa
- the LOC117222641 gene encoding mpv17-like protein 2 produces MNAWRKLFDKYLLVTNTVSCGLMMAAADLIQQRSEHWKKKNKNPSEETRTMIVSLDDQHQESNNSEVYVHDFVRTKNMTTVGLIQGPFHHWFYLVLDKVIPGRTALSVVKKTCLDQSIASPTCLGIFFVGLGVLESRKLEEIYDELKVKLYDTWKVDCCFWPPTQCVNFFFIPFRYRVLYTNFMTMIYDVFLSYMKYDHQYQ; encoded by the exons ATGAACGCTTGGAGAAAATTATTTG ATAAGTACCTGCTGGTCACGAATACAGTGAGCTGTGGTCTGATGATGGCTGCAGCAGACCTGATTCAACAACGCAGTGAACACTGgaagaaaaaaaacaagaatCCATCAGAGGAAACTCGTACAATGATCGTCTCTTTGGATGATCAACATCAAGAGTCCAATAACTCCGAGGTTTATGTGCACGACTTCGTTAGAACGAAGAACATGACGACTGTGGGTTTAATTCAAGGTCCCTTTCATCACTGGTTCTACCTAGTTCTGGATAAAGTAATACCTGGTAGAACTGCACTATCAGTCGTTAAAAAAACCTGTCTGGACCAATCAATTGCTAGTCCCACCTGTTTAGGTATATTCTTTGTGGGCCTTGGTGTGTTGGAGAGCAGGAAACTCGAAGAGATATATGATGAGTTGAAAGTGAAGTTATATGACACATGGAAA GTGGATTGTTGTTTCTGGCCTCCGACACAGTGCGTCAACTTCTTTTTTATTCCCTTTCGATACCGAGTTCTGTATACGAATTTTATGACGATGATTTATGATGTATTTCTTTCGTACATGAAATAT GATCACCAGTACCAATAG
- the bai gene encoding transmembrane emp24 domain-containing protein bai, which yields MQSVLFVLVTLFAYAHSIRFYLEPNSMKCLKEEAQAHVLVAGEYEVSETPGIKTEYIVRDSKSEVLGKNDNIVQGKMLKFSFVLETYDKFEICFMARVLQPHYSNNMKHIKQEVHLITKRGIEAKNYELISEAAKLKPSEVELKRLEDLSEAIVQDFARMRQNEEEMRDTNEATNSRVLHFSIFSTLWLFVLSTCQVLYLRRFFKLKKLIE from the exons ATGCAAAGCGTTTTATTCGTACTCGTTACACTGTTTGCGTACGCACATTCTATTAGATTCTACCTTGAACCAAACTCGATGAAATGTTTGAAAGAGGAAGCGCAAGCTCATGTTTTGGTTGCTGGAGAATACGAGGTCTCCGAAACGCCGGGTATTAAAACTGAATATATC GTCCGTGATTCGAAGTCCGAAGTACTCGGTAAAAATGATAACATAGTTCAAGGAAAGATGTTGAAGTTCTCATTTGTATTAGAGACATATGATAAATTTGAAATTTGCTTCATGGCGCGTGTTTTACAGCCCCATTACTCGAACA ATATGAAACATATCAAACAAGAGGTTCACTTGATTACAAAACGTGGTATTGAAGCAAAGAATTACGAACTT ATAAGCGAAGCAGCTAAACTGAAACCTTCAGAAGTAGAACTAAAACGTTTAGAAGATTTGTCTGAAGCAATTGTTCAAGACTTTGCTCGAATGAGACAGAATGAGGAAGAAATGAGAGATACTAATG aGGCAACGAATTCTCGAGTACTCCACTTCAGTATATTCTCCACCTTATGGCTCTTTGTACTTTCCACTTGTCAGGTTTTGTACTTGAGACGTTTCTTTAAATTGAAAAAACTCATTGAATAG